The nucleotide sequence TGACAGGAGAAACCTGGCAGGGTTGTCCTTGAGGAGTCAGCAGTTAGAAGAGGCCAGCAGGGTGAATCCTGACACCTGGTGGTCTCCCTGAGCTGCTCTGTCTTGTAAGCGAACCCTTTCATCATTGCTCTTGTGCTGTCACACAAACGCCGTGTCCAACTGCAACAGTCCACTCGCTTCACTGGCCCCCAGAGCTGCCTGGCACAGCTGCAGTGTGTCCTCCAGTGCCAGTGGCTGGGATGTCTCGATGATGGCGATGGTCTCCCCAAGCTCTGTGCACATGATAGTCTGCTGAGGttcagggggtgggggtgggactggagagggtgACCTAGGAGGTTGTAGTGTTAATGTTCTAGCTCGGGCATGGACCCGCTGGTGTAGTCGGAGGCCTGCCATGGCACGGAACCAGCGGCCGCAGGTTCCACAGTAGTAGGGGCTCTTGTTGTAGAGACCAGTTATGGGAAGGCGAGGGGCACGCGCAAAGGCTACTGGTCGTAGGTGTAGCCGCCGGTGTTGCTGCAGGTTGGAGCTCTGTGTGAAGCGCTTGCCACAGTCCAGGCATTGGTAGGGACGTACACCTGTATGGGTCAGCTGATGGCGGCTGAGGTTGGCTAAAGAGGCGAAGGTCTTCCCGCAGGAGTGACACTGGAAGGGCCTCTCGCCTGTGTGTGTCCGCAGGTGGTTGCGCACATGGACCAGCTTCTTGAAGCCCTTGCCACAAATCCCACATCTGTGTCGGCGTTCAGGGGGGCCATGCACTGCGCGACGGTGCCTGGAAAgccgggaggctgaggcaaaggaCTTGGGGCACTGTGGACAGGGCAGCTGgacaggtgggggtggaggtgggggcatGGGCTCagctggagctggggagacagttgCTAATTTAGTGGGGGTTCCACTTTTCCCAGTGTGAGTTCGTCGGTGGTAGAGGAACTTGGTCATGTTGCTGAAGGTCTTGCCACAGCGACAGCGGTGTAATGGGTTGGCAGTATGGACTCGCCGATGGGCCACCAATGTGAGCTCAGTGCCAAAGCCACGGCCACAGTCCACACAGAGGTAGCGGGCTTCCCCACGGTGCAGCCTCTGGTGCTGCTCCAGAGAGGCTGCCTTCTTGAACACCTTGGAGCAGGTGGTACACTCATGGGTACCACCCACGTGGGCTCGTCCATGCGCCATCAGACGGTTAGCAGAGCTGAAGCTGCGCTGACATTGGCTGCAGTGGAAGGGGAGGGTGGCAGACGCTGGACCACGAGATGCCCGTCGGTGTCGGCGGCGTGCAGCTGAAGTGGTACAGTGCTGGGAACAATCTCCACAGCTCTGAGCTCGATCAGCCATGGCCTTGTCACCTCCCATATCATCAGCAGTGAGCTCTGAAGCTGCTTCctcctcatctgtctcctcctcttcttcctcctcctcttctaaccCATTGCGCTCTTCTTTCTCCAGGGAGTCAAAGTGGGTGCCCTGATGCTCCAAGAACTCTTCAGGGGTGGCACAGAGGGTAGAACACTCGGGACACTCATAGGGCTCCATCTTGACTtctggtggtgggggtggtggtgttgGGGGAGGCAAAGGAGGTGGCACTGGTGGCTCATCAGCTGTACTGGAAAGGTGCTGAGTCTTTCGATGAACCACCCACAGCTCAGGTGATGGGAAGAGCTCCTGGCAGTCGCCACACTGGTACTGGATCTGGCTTGCAGACTCCTGCAGGTGGGCATCCTGGTGTGCCAGGAGCTCACTGGGGGAGAGGATGAGCTGGCTGCATTCACCACATTGGAAAGGTCCGTCCCCAGTGTCAGGCACTAGCTCAGACTCCAGGCCTGTGTCCTGGGCGGTTAGCACCTCCTCCTCTGACATGGTGGGCAGGTGCTGTTCCTGGTGGGAGAGGACTTCCTCCAGGGTGTTGTAGAGGCTGCCACACTCAGAGCACATGAACTGGTGGTGCTGGAAGAAGAGGGACGAGGCCAGCGCCTCCCCAGGGGTCATCTCAGTCACTGTGGTTGCCATCTCTGCCAGTTCTCCTGACACCGGTGTCGAAATGTCCACTGCTCCTGGTGACTGTGTTGGTatctcagctgcttctgccaCTATCTCTGCCATTATGGGAAGGCAGTGTCTGGAGAAAGACGGGCAGGAGTCAGTGGCCCGTCAGGACCCTAAGGGGAGCGAGTGTCTCAGGAGTTCCCTTGCTCACCCCATTAGTCACCAGTCTGTCAATCAGTCTCACTTCACCTTTATATCTTAGCCTATCACAGTCACTACAGTCAGGTGTCTGCAAGAGAGGGGGTGCTCTGGAGCTTGGCCTCTGGTGCTGCCCCACCCACTTGCACACATGAGGTTTCCTGTTGTGTAACACCTTTCCTCCTCTGGGATATTCATTTAAGAGAGGAGTGGGTATGAGCCCTCCCCCTTTACTTCTCTCGCCTGTAAAATGGAGCTAAAAGTCGGATTGACCAAAAGACTAAGAAGATACTTCGTTAACAAAAGTCAATACTTGGGTTTATATGCAAcccagcctggccttaaacttgctatgcaaCAGAGGATGGTTTTgaagtgatccttctgcctcagcctccccagtgctgggattacaggtgtgcaccatcacacttaCCACCCAAGATACAAAACTCAAGTTTGCTGGGTGTataacgcctttaatcccagaactcaagaggcaggtggatggatctctgtgagctcaaggccagcctggtctacagagcttattccaggacagccagggctactctgtctcaaaaaacaaacaacaaaacaaacaaccaatcaaccaaaaCTCAAATCCTCCTCTGTGTCCTACGtcctctgctctttctctggTT is from Microtus pennsylvanicus isolate mMicPen1 chromosome 1, mMicPen1.hap1, whole genome shotgun sequence and encodes:
- the Znf526 gene encoding zinc finger protein 526; this encodes MAEIVAEAAEIPTQSPGAVDISTPVSGELAEMATTVTEMTPGEALASSLFFQHHQFMCSECGSLYNTLEEVLSHQEQHLPTMSEEEVLTAQDTGLESELVPDTGDGPFQCGECSQLILSPSELLAHQDAHLQESASQIQYQCGDCQELFPSPELWVVHRKTQHLSSTADEPPVPPPLPPPTPPPPPPEVKMEPYECPECSTLCATPEEFLEHQGTHFDSLEKEERNGLEEEEEEEEETDEEEAASELTADDMGGDKAMADRAQSCGDCSQHCTTSAARRRHRRASRGPASATLPFHCSQCQRSFSSANRLMAHGRAHVGGTHECTTCSKVFKKAASLEQHQRLHRGEARYLCVDCGRGFGTELTLVAHRRVHTANPLHRCRCGKTFSNMTKFLYHRRTHTGKSGTPTKLATVSPAPAEPMPPPPPPPVQLPCPQCPKSFASASRLSRHRRAVHGPPERRHRCGICGKGFKKLVHVRNHLRTHTGERPFQCHSCGKTFASLANLSRHQLTHTGVRPYQCLDCGKRFTQSSNLQQHRRLHLRPVAFARAPRLPITGLYNKSPYYCGTCGRWFRAMAGLRLHQRVHARARTLTLQPPRSPSPVPPPPPEPQQTIMCTELGETIAIIETSQPLALEDTLQLCQAALGASEASGLLQLDTAFV